One Coffea arabica cultivar ET-39 chromosome 5e, Coffea Arabica ET-39 HiFi, whole genome shotgun sequence DNA segment encodes these proteins:
- the LOC140006430 gene encoding oxygen-evolving enhancer protein 2, chloroplastic-like: MASTACFLHHHAITTPARTSSQRYVLPLKPNQLVCRAQKQTVQEEDDSNVAAVSRRLALTLLIGAAAVGSKVSPADAAYGEAANVFGKPKTNTDYIPYNGAGFKLSIPSKWNPSKEVEFPGQVLRYEDNFDSNSSVSVIIIPCDKKSITDYGPPEEFLSKVDYLLGKQVYAGKTEAEGGFEPNTVATANILEQETPIVNGKQYYVIAVLTRTADGDEGGKHQLIRATVSDGKLWICKAQAGDKRWFKGARKYIESTAGSFSVA; this comes from the exons ATGGCCTCAACTGCATGCTTCTTGCACCATCATGCCATCACTACCCCAGCAAGAACATCATCACAACGTTATGTTCTACCTCTTAAGCCCAACCAACTAGTCTGCCGTGCCCAAAAGCAGACTGTTCAAGAAGAAGATGATAGCAATGTTGCTGCTGTTTCTCGTAGATTGGCTCTGACTCTGCTCATTGGTGCAGCTGCTGTTGGCTCAAAAGTCTCACCTGCTGATGCCGCCTATGGAGAAGCCG CTAATGTTTTCGGCAAACCAAAGACAAACACGGATTACATTCCTTACAATGGAGCTGGTTTTAAGCTGTCGATTCCCTCAAAATGGAACCCAAGCAAAGAAGTTGAGTTCCCTGGCCAAGTTCTTAGATATGAAGACAACTTCGATAGCAACAGCAGTGTCTCTGTTATAATCATCCCATGTGACAAGAAATCCATCACTGACTATGGTCCCCCTGAGGAATTCCTCTCAAAG GTGGACTACTTGCTGGGAAAACAAGTCTACGCTGGCAAAACTGAAGCAGAG GGTGGATTCGAACCAAACACCGTGGCAACCGCTAACATATTAGAGCAAGAAACTCCAATAGTTAATGGAAAGCAATACTATGTGATAGCTGTGTTAACAAGAACTGCTGATGGAGATGAGGGAGGAAAACACCAACTTATTAGAGCCACTGTATCAGATGGAAAACTCTGGATTTGCAAGGCACAAGCAGGAGACAAGAGATGGTTCAAAGGTGCCAGGAAATATATCGAGAGCACAGCAGGTTCTTTCAGTGTTGCTTGA